AAACCCACTCAGGCCAATGCGTTTGCCCTGGGTCTAACACAGCAACTGCCCCAGCTCCGTGGtgatgggtggcaggagacagaGGTGAGATCTAAATGTCTAAGGCAACAGATGCTAAATAGAAGAGCGGCAAGGAGTAAACGGAGGAGAAAGGGGGCGTGGGACAGGAAACAGTGATGTGGTGGCAGAACAAAGTCCACAGAGAACTCCCACTTCATCGCCTCGACTGGCTCTCACTTACAGAGTGCAGCTGAGCAGCCCTACCCGAGCTGCCTGACCAGCTGGGGAGGTCGCTCTCCTTACCCATGGAAATGTCACAGCTGGGTGGCAGGATGTGAAGTGTTTGGATCAATCTGGTCCCTGCAGCAAAAACTGACCTTGACTTCAGTTGTCATTATTAGTCTGACTTCCAGCCCCCGTGCTGTAACCACTAGCCACCACTCCCTTCACAGGGCTGGggttagaacccaggagtcctagcgcCCAAACCCTCCCCTCAGGCTAAATCCCACTCCCCTCCATGGGCCAAGAGTGACATGCAGAAATTCTGATTCACAAGCAGCTGTAAATTccaactcccctcccagagctggaatggacccaggagacctgacttccccccgcccccgcccgtcCTCTGAGCTCTAACCACTGGTCCTAactgcccctcccagagctgggaatggaccCAGGAGACCTGTTTCTCTTCCCCACCTTCCCCTTCTGGTACCAGCGAGAGATCCCAGGAGCGCAGCTCCCGGCTCCGACGCCTCTAATCACTCATCCAAACTGCCCCCTGCAGTTCACTGCCGCCGGGGCTCAAAGGGGCTTCTGTTTGGGCTTCATCTCCGCGGGCGCCCGAACCAAACAAACCAACACCCGGAAAGACACGCGGGGGGCAGAGAGAAACGGGACGGAGGGATGCGGGGGGCAGAGAGAAACAGGGGGCGGAGGGATGCGGGGGGGCAGAGAGAAACAGGGGGCGGAGGGATGCGGGGGGCAGAGAGAAACAGGGGGCGGAGGGATGCGGGGGGGCTGAGGGCCCCCTACACTTGGCTGCGGGAACAGCtggacccccccagcccagcccagcccagccccccttagccccctccagccccgcgCACCTACTTGCGATCGGAGCCTGGGGCGCTGTTTCACACGAACCCGGAAGCTCCGAGCGAAGGATccgagccggggcggggggccgcGGGGAGCGGGGCCGGTACCCGCCGCTGGGAGCGGACAGAGCGGGGCGTCGGGGGTGCGGCAGGAAAGAGCCCGCGCCGAAGCAGGAAGCCCGGGGCGGCTCACACGCGGCAGGCGGGCGCacgcacacccccccaccccctctctctctcacacacacacacacacacacgcgcctctctcactcacacacacactcgcttctctctctcactcactcacacacctctctcactcacacacactgtcttctctctcactctctctcactctcactcacACACTCTCACATTCACTCATTCACACAACACACGTTCATTCGCGCACTCTCACACACGTGTTCACTCACGCAAACTCTCAcgcacacactcacacatgcaTAGTCACACGTTCACTCcctctctctcgcacacacacacacttacactgGAACAAGCCCCCAGTCAAAGTTTCTGAAAgttggctgcagcccccagccagccccacagggccccctTGGGGGCTTCGGAGTTCCGCTCACCCACTTCGGTTTTGTCTCGCCCCTCACCCATTGAATGAGCCCCATGGTGACCACGAGaccctgcttccctcccagcaGCGGGCATCAAACCCAGCAGTCCTGCCCTCCCATGGCCCACTTGCTGCCAGGAACAGAGTCCACTAACCTAACCtaatctaaccactaggccacactCCCCTCCCAGTTTGCAAGCAGCACCTTGGGGACTAACACATTTAGGAGGCCATGAGCATTTGTGGGTTGTGCAGAGGGACATGGGGGGACAAGTCGGGGGCGGGCAGAGGGACACAGGGCAGAGGCCTGTTTGTTattggtgaagctacaggctaacgtGACCCCCACCCGAGACTCCTTTCCCAGTGGCAGAGGCAGAACACAGGCACCCAGGCCcacaaagccctgctctagccactAGCCCATACTCTCCCCCACTACTGCAACATGCAGAACTGTTGTGTCAGCAACTCCAGATTCCTGTACCAACCCCCCACCAACATTGTTTAGTCTGGGCCATGCCACAGACCAAATGCATCTAACAATGACCAGCTTTAAGGGGGTTctaatcaggactcctgggttctaaccCCAGCCCAGAAAGGGGAGTCAAACGGCTAGAGCAGGGTGCTGGCAGTCAGGACCAATGTTCTTGCTGACCTTTTTGACTTGCATGTCGATTTTTTTCATCTccgtgcagaataattttatgatGACAAAGggacgtgtgaatgtgcaccaccagtagaaataaaacccaggcgtgggcgctctgctaatcaacagggtggcattggaatctctccaaACACAtggtttacagggaacatgggtcaGGGCTTCggggttttattcccagctcCAATGGAGAGGGGTGTCTAGTTACTAGACCAGGGGCAAGGGGCAcctggacacctgggttctattcccagcaaGTGATCGGCCCGAAGCAAATGGACTCCACCAGCTGCCACGTCACAGCTGATCAGCCCCGCAGGTTTTAGGGCTGATTTTCTAGCGTGATAGCCTAGCGCCCACCAACCATGGGGCCCTGGCCCACTCTGGGGCTGTAACTACTTAGTGTGAAAAGTCCTGGCCTAAAGCAGAAAAACTCTTTTCTCTGAGCTCGGCCAAGTGCTGGGGGTACGTGGTGTGCAGTGCCTGGGTCCCCCCCTCACAGACCAGGGCCCCAGTGTGCTAGGGGGGCTGGGCAAAAAGCCATTTGGGAGTGTCCCCTGGGAGCTGGCTTGTGTTTTCAGCCAAGCTTCACTCAGCAcagtgccccgcccccaccctgctgcccagctctccGGGGCTTACCGAGCTTACCCAACCCTCACTATTACACATCGATCGCCCGGCCAGACTGGGAGTAAACAGGCAcagttcagaaaagaggagaaacGTTCCTGgaatttgccatcaaaaataGCCCTGCGGGGAAGTGAGGCAAGACCTGGAGGATCCCTCCCCACGGGCTCCTGCCAGTAAGGGCTACGGGCATCGCTGGGGTGCCAGCTGCCCTTTCCCAGAACTCACAGGCACCGCAGTCCTGAGCTCACCCAGGAGAGGGCAGGCCGGTGAGCAGGGAGGCTGCGGGAGAGTGCCTGGCTAAGCCAGCCTCAGCAGGGGGGGCTCGGAGGAAGGCAGGGTCCCTGCTCGTGGGCTCACAGGTTCCCACGTGCGAGAAAATGCAGCCCCATgcccctaaggtgccacaggacttcttgttatttgtgaagctacagactaacatggccatctCTCCGAGACTCCTTTCCCAGCGGTCGAGGCagaacccaggcagccaggcctgcaaggccctgctctaaccacgagCCCCTACTCTCCTGCACCACACCGCACCTTGCGGAACTGCTGTGCGGGGAACTCCAGCTTCCTGTACCGAACCTCCACCACCTTTGTTTGGTCCAGGCCCCACAATGCACCTCGTGCACCTGGCTTTAAAGGGATTCCAAAGAGGACGCTCTTGGGTTCTCtttccagctgggggaggggagcagagtcaAATGGTTAACACAGGGGGGTGCCGGCAGTTAGGACCtaggttccctctaatcttttccatccgggGTGGATTTCTTctgtctgtgtgcagaataattttatgtgcactgcagcatgcgtggatgcgcaccacctgcagaaacaaagcccagtgctgccaatcagctgggcagcactggactcACAAGCAGACACTGTTCATTTGTTCTCATCTTTTATTTAGCGCTGAATACACCCACAAGAGCAGGCAAGGGGGCGGGTGTGTGACACAACTGGAAGCAGGTTGGGGTGGAGTTTGCCATCTGATCCCTTGTACATGTCCAAATCGAAACTCAGTCTCCCCCCCAGCACACCCCCTGACCCTGGGGTtcatctctgccccctcccaggggacCACCCCCACCAGCATTACATACCCCCAGAGTCACTGGTCCATGGACGGGTCCCCTgagagctgagcagctgcagggctctgggcagagggGTTCTGCTTTCAGCCACAGTCACAGGGACGtctcctctgccagagctgccccgATGCCAGCCGCAGGCCTTGTGCTAAGCTGCAGTGCCAGGCGCAGAACCCTGCCCGCCCCTAGCACAGGGAGCTGATCTCACTCTTGCTGCATCCCCACTTGCAACATGAGGTGCTCAGCCCTGTCGTGACATCCCGGACGGTGCGCTCCAGGGGCCAGCTGTCCGGTTTGCCTCTCCGCCGCTCGTGGTAGTCAGAGGAGAACTCTTGGTGAGGCAGTAtcgcaggcaggtggctggggtcCCACTCGCTGGAGGTGGCTTCCACAGAGTCTTCCCCAGCAGGGGGGCCGCTCAGAATATCGAggtcccctgcagcagcagaggagacagGGAGGTGAGGAGGAAGGGACAGGACAGGAAGACCCAGGAACCTGGCCACCAGCACTGACCTCTCTGCTTGAGTTGAAGGGGA
This sequence is a window from Carettochelys insculpta isolate YL-2023 chromosome 29, ASM3395843v1, whole genome shotgun sequence. Protein-coding genes within it:
- the RLN3 gene encoding relaxin-3: MPKLLLALAFGVLLSVLRPGAEGRNPSYGVKLCGREFIRAVIFTCGGSRWRRTGDLDILSGPPAGEDSVEATSSEWDPSHLPAILPHQEFSSDYHERRRGKPDSWPLERTVRDVTTGLSTSCCKWGCSKSEISSLC